A genomic segment from Polyangium mundeleinium encodes:
- the cml gene encoding CmlA/FloR family chloramphenicol efflux MFS transporter — translation MPRTRTSNWNVSLSAALLLMAPFDLLASLAMDVYLPVVPIMPGILGTSPAIVQLTLSLYMVVLGAGQLVFGPISDRMGRRPVLLGGAALFAAASYLLAGTGAAAWFIALRVLQALGAAAALVATFATVRDVYAERPEGAMIYSLFGSMLAFVPALGPVLGALLADHFGWRAIFLALGVAATAAALHAAPRWHETRPVNASKPHAAFGEILADASFWTYTLGFSAAMGAFFVFFSTASRVLIDRAGFSQLAFSLLFATVALVMIATARFAKRFVARWGRAGSLVRGMGMLLLGAALLVVGQVTAAPSFWTFVPPMWIIAIGIVFTSSVTANGALQRFGHVAGTATALYYCIESLVVGIVGTTLVVLLPGDTAWPLSAYCTLMAVVVLGFVRRLEKAPGLLPA, via the coding sequence GTGCCTCGAACAAGAACCTCGAATTGGAATGTTTCGCTGTCCGCAGCGCTGCTGCTGATGGCCCCCTTCGATCTGTTGGCCTCGCTGGCCATGGATGTCTACCTGCCCGTGGTGCCGATCATGCCCGGCATCCTCGGCACGTCGCCGGCAATCGTTCAGCTCACATTGAGCCTCTACATGGTCGTCCTGGGCGCGGGACAACTCGTGTTCGGGCCCATTTCGGACAGAATGGGTCGACGGCCAGTCCTGCTCGGCGGCGCGGCCTTGTTTGCTGCCGCGTCGTATCTGCTTGCGGGCACCGGAGCCGCTGCATGGTTCATCGCGCTCCGCGTTCTTCAAGCGCTGGGCGCGGCCGCCGCGCTCGTCGCGACCTTCGCGACGGTACGCGACGTTTATGCGGAGCGTCCCGAGGGGGCGATGATCTACAGCCTGTTCGGATCGATGCTCGCGTTCGTCCCCGCGCTCGGGCCCGTGCTCGGCGCTCTGCTCGCGGACCATTTCGGGTGGCGCGCGATCTTCCTCGCGCTCGGCGTCGCCGCCACCGCGGCGGCATTGCATGCGGCTCCAAGGTGGCACGAGACCCGGCCCGTGAACGCGTCGAAGCCACACGCGGCCTTTGGTGAGATCCTCGCGGACGCCTCGTTCTGGACCTACACGCTCGGCTTCAGCGCGGCAATGGGCGCGTTCTTCGTCTTCTTCTCGACGGCGTCACGCGTCCTGATCGATCGGGCCGGCTTCTCGCAGCTCGCCTTCAGTCTCCTCTTTGCCACGGTCGCGCTCGTCATGATCGCGACGGCTCGGTTCGCCAAACGATTCGTGGCGCGGTGGGGAAGGGCCGGAAGTCTCGTCCGCGGAATGGGAATGCTGCTCCTGGGGGCCGCATTGCTGGTCGTCGGGCAGGTGACGGCCGCTCCGTCCTTCTGGACGTTCGTCCCGCCCATGTGGATCATCGCGATCGGCATCGTGTTCACCAGCTCGGTGACGGCGAATGGCGCGCTCCAGCGCTTCGGCCACGTCGCCGGCACTGCGACTGCGCTGTATTACTGCATCGAGAGCCTCGTCGTGGGGATCGTCGGAACGACGCTCGTCGTTCTCCTGCCTGGGGATACGGCATGGCCGCTTTCGGCCTATTGCACGCTCATGGCCGTCGTCGTCCTCGGCTTCGTCAGGCGTTTGGAAAAGGCCCCGGGGCTCCTGCCGGCGTGA
- a CDS encoding ferritin-like domain-containing protein, whose protein sequence is MRNAYHTFLLGILAALPACANTESTACMEIAPNQRTCPAAAEVDPEDLTVKDCGVEVAEVIGQGTRVEQVPFNGVPPEPMPGCCYPVLETEPSCNYGRPLKIAAQALRSSLVEDPTWAASLVLRPLSTEARHALAERWCRSALDEHASIAAFSRVALDLLRLGAPPELIEQAHVAALDEVRHARQGFAIASALMESPVGPGAFPLGMEVPLSAGLAEVAAEAAEDGCIGEAVASLLAREAAAICNEPEIRAVLLGIAEDEERHSLLGWRTVAWALRVGGPDVREAVENVFARAARMGVAVPLAGDCDDPAVLAQVGLLDREASRRTARRALAEVLLPAARALLGSAADMQNQFAGV, encoded by the coding sequence ATGCGAAACGCTTACCATACCTTCCTCCTTGGTATCCTCGCTGCGCTCCCCGCCTGTGCGAACACCGAGAGCACCGCCTGCATGGAGATCGCTCCCAACCAGCGCACCTGCCCCGCGGCTGCCGAGGTGGATCCCGAAGATCTCACCGTCAAGGATTGCGGGGTCGAGGTGGCCGAGGTGATCGGTCAGGGCACGCGGGTGGAGCAGGTGCCGTTCAACGGTGTGCCGCCCGAGCCCATGCCCGGCTGTTGTTATCCGGTCCTGGAAACCGAGCCGAGCTGTAACTATGGACGCCCCTTGAAGATTGCGGCGCAGGCCTTGCGATCGAGCCTCGTGGAAGACCCGACCTGGGCGGCGAGCCTCGTCCTTCGCCCGCTCTCGACGGAGGCCCGGCATGCGCTGGCCGAAAGGTGGTGCCGTTCGGCGCTGGACGAGCACGCATCCATTGCAGCGTTCAGCCGTGTGGCTTTGGATCTGCTCCGGCTCGGGGCGCCGCCCGAGCTGATCGAGCAAGCCCACGTCGCCGCTCTGGACGAGGTTCGCCATGCCAGACAGGGATTCGCCATTGCCTCGGCGTTGATGGAATCGCCGGTGGGCCCGGGGGCGTTCCCGCTCGGCATGGAAGTGCCCCTCTCGGCGGGGCTCGCGGAGGTCGCGGCGGAGGCCGCGGAGGACGGCTGCATCGGCGAAGCGGTGGCCTCCCTCCTGGCCCGCGAGGCTGCGGCGATTTGCAACGAACCCGAGATTCGCGCGGTTCTCTTGGGAATCGCGGAGGACGAGGAGCGGCACTCTCTGCTCGGATGGCGCACCGTGGCTTGGGCCTTGCGTGTCGGAGGTCCCGACGTGAGGGAGGCTGTCGAAAACGTATTTGCTCGGGCGGCTCGAATGGGCGTCGCGGTCCCGCTCGCGGGGGATTGTGACGACCCCGCGGTGCTGGCCCAGGTGGGGCTGCTCGATCGCGAGGCTTCTCGCCGGACGGCGCGGCGGGCATTGGCGGAGGTCCTTCTCCCGGCGGCCCGCGCACTCCTTGGCAGCGCGGCGGACATGCAGAACCAGTTCGCGGGCGTGTAG
- a CDS encoding TetR/AcrR family transcriptional regulator, with protein sequence MASAGKPHGERRTFIEEARRAQIIECTIAVLASHGYAHASLATIAERAGISKGVISYYFDGKEDLIAQVHAETMTLVTKLVLPAVVKEERASDKLRVYIEGSIAFVETHAAHATALLEIWNGLRTPEGRPAFDARAHEPGLEFLEGIMRQGQKEGEFRTFVPRVMALAIRGAIDCVLLQRVAYGDKVDLREAACELVALFDAAMRDVGGRRPTSAAPPSKARRGRR encoded by the coding sequence ATGGCATCGGCAGGGAAGCCCCATGGCGAGCGGCGCACCTTCATCGAGGAGGCGCGACGTGCTCAGATCATCGAGTGCACGATCGCCGTGCTCGCCAGCCACGGGTACGCGCACGCGTCGCTCGCGACGATCGCCGAGCGGGCGGGGATCAGCAAGGGCGTCATCTCGTATTACTTCGACGGGAAAGAAGACCTGATCGCCCAGGTGCATGCCGAGACGATGACGCTCGTCACGAAGCTCGTCCTGCCTGCGGTGGTGAAGGAGGAACGCGCGTCGGACAAACTGCGCGTTTACATCGAGGGCAGCATCGCGTTCGTGGAGACGCACGCGGCGCATGCCACGGCGCTGCTCGAAATCTGGAACGGCCTCCGTACGCCGGAGGGCCGTCCTGCCTTCGACGCTCGTGCGCACGAGCCGGGCCTCGAATTCTTGGAAGGCATCATGCGCCAGGGCCAGAAAGAGGGCGAATTCCGCACGTTCGTGCCGCGCGTCATGGCCCTCGCGATCCGCGGCGCGATCGACTGCGTCTTGCTTCAGCGGGTCGCTTATGGGGACAAGGTCGACCTGCGCGAGGCCGCGTGCGAGCTCGTGGCGCTCTTCGACGCGGCGATGCGTGACGTCGGGGGGCGTCGACCGACGAGCGCCGCGCCGCCGTCTAAGGCGCGTCGTGGGCGTCGATGA
- a CDS encoding MXAN_6652 family MXYO-CTERM-anchored protein, whose translation MHPLFRVVGVFAVLALGSSPALAASAGITGQSGKKGATCITCHKGGEPCTVEFEGPTTLAPGATGQYSFVIRGGAAKTGGVDISVDNAEASLETASSGMKKLGAELTHSAPQPFHADELRFDFSLVAPATDVTLTLFGAGNSSNADLLPEGDRAAATKLTVRVGEGSPVDEPDGENDSGGGCGTAGSAPVWGLVMVRLASFRRRRPQR comes from the coding sequence ATGCATCCTTTGTTCCGTGTCGTAGGTGTATTCGCCGTTTTGGCGTTGGGGTCGTCTCCTGCTCTTGCCGCCAGCGCGGGCATCACGGGGCAGTCCGGCAAGAAGGGCGCGACGTGCATCACGTGCCATAAGGGCGGAGAGCCTTGCACCGTGGAGTTCGAGGGCCCCACGACCCTGGCGCCGGGGGCCACGGGCCAGTACAGCTTCGTCATCCGGGGGGGCGCCGCAAAGACGGGAGGGGTGGACATCTCCGTGGACAACGCGGAGGCCAGCCTGGAGACCGCCAGCAGCGGGATGAAGAAGCTCGGCGCCGAGTTGACGCATTCCGCCCCGCAGCCTTTTCATGCCGACGAGCTGCGCTTCGACTTCTCGCTCGTCGCGCCCGCGACCGATGTTACTCTCACGCTCTTCGGGGCCGGCAATTCCTCGAATGCGGACCTCCTCCCGGAGGGGGACAGGGCCGCAGCGACGAAGCTGACGGTGAGGGTGGGCGAGGGTTCGCCCGTCGATGAGCCAGACGGCGAGAACGACAGCGGTGGCGGGTGCGGCACTGCTGGGAGCGCGCCCGTGTGGGGCCTCGTGATGGTACGCCTGGCGTCGTTCCGGCGCCGCCGCCCGCAGCGGTGA
- a CDS encoding pentapeptide repeat-containing protein, producing MSPFEGKNSFDSETFDKLTLERADLRDREFSYCVFRRCKLGESRWTRTRLEGCVFEECDLSRIDPTMLSLRGVTFTSCKLIGVNWTKIAKFPDLSFEDCDLRYTVMDSLALRKTRFTRCGITESVFASMDFTDAVFEECRFGGTRFDGCDLRNAQFPRSSDLFVDPAKNKVKGARVPLDTAILLATSFGMRVLGFDEQKND from the coding sequence ATGAGTCCCTTTGAAGGTAAAAATTCGTTCGACAGCGAAACGTTCGACAAGCTCACGCTCGAACGAGCGGACCTCAGGGATCGCGAGTTCTCCTACTGCGTATTTCGACGCTGCAAGCTCGGCGAGAGCCGATGGACGCGGACGCGGCTCGAGGGCTGCGTATTCGAAGAATGCGATTTGAGTCGGATCGACCCCACCATGCTCTCGCTGCGAGGCGTGACGTTCACCTCTTGCAAGCTGATTGGGGTCAACTGGACGAAGATCGCCAAGTTCCCCGACCTGTCGTTCGAGGACTGCGACCTCCGATATACCGTGATGGACTCGCTCGCGCTGCGCAAGACGCGCTTCACCCGATGCGGCATCACCGAGTCGGTCTTCGCGTCGATGGACTTCACCGACGCCGTGTTCGAGGAGTGCCGTTTTGGGGGGACACGTTTCGACGGTTGCGACCTTCGCAACGCGCAATTCCCCCGCTCCTCGGATCTGTTCGTCGATCCGGCGAAGAACAAGGTGAAGGGCGCCCGCGTCCCGCTCGATACGGCGATCCTCCTCGCGACCTCGTTCGGGATGCGCGTGCTCGGCTTCGACGAGCAAAAGAACGATTGA
- a CDS encoding MxcI protein yields the protein MLLRLVLLGVAPALDTVRGNILVLKMIMSIVFTSAEKAVPMKNVGSVTSLRLSAGMLALALATGCGGSEGQNGDDNGPLYAITTQLLIADPVDSYVIVTNQAEQTASLSLDNAVRVTGRALGVGIPKSGAVYVVSDDSATVTRYTLTSTGGLEPTGTVSFDSLGVTSLGEYQANFQFISETKAYFFDGATAQVVIWNPEEMKVTGHIALDALMIPDTVMAFSGAAIRLDGQVLMPVGWRPVSGVGITPKAGVVSIDTATDEPTIATDDRCGYTHDAAVGPDGKVYVATEAYGAAVRRVVGEEAPAPCLLRFDPETRTFDPAFYRTLDGLVGGGTAGTLVPGPEGTAYVRVLDETIAPVVEGTHPRTIASGTGWQWWELEFDTLTATHKASFPATSGSVFLFESQNQTLYTEFGEGATSTTLRVLEDNGKPTVTTQGLSFSFLQLR from the coding sequence GTGCTCCTGCGGCTCGTGCTGCTCGGCGTCGCGCCTGCTCTTGACACGGTGCGCGGGAACATCCTAGTGTTGAAAATGATAATGAGTATCGTTTTCACTTCAGCAGAAAAGGCCGTTCCGATGAAGAATGTGGGGTCTGTCACTTCCTTGCGGCTCTCCGCCGGCATGCTCGCCCTGGCCCTGGCCACGGGTTGTGGCGGCTCGGAGGGGCAAAACGGCGACGACAACGGGCCGCTGTACGCCATCACCACGCAGCTGCTCATCGCCGATCCGGTGGACAGCTACGTCATCGTGACGAACCAGGCGGAGCAGACGGCGTCGCTCTCTCTGGACAACGCCGTCCGGGTGACGGGCCGTGCGCTCGGCGTGGGCATTCCCAAGTCAGGCGCGGTTTATGTCGTGAGCGACGACAGCGCGACGGTGACCCGCTACACGCTCACCAGCACGGGGGGGCTGGAGCCGACGGGCACCGTGAGCTTCGACAGCCTGGGGGTGACGTCACTCGGGGAGTACCAGGCGAACTTCCAGTTCATCTCGGAGACCAAGGCCTACTTCTTCGATGGGGCCACTGCACAGGTCGTGATCTGGAATCCCGAGGAGATGAAGGTCACGGGTCACATCGCGCTCGATGCGTTGATGATTCCGGATACGGTCATGGCCTTCTCGGGCGCAGCCATCCGACTGGACGGTCAGGTCCTCATGCCCGTGGGTTGGCGTCCCGTTTCGGGCGTGGGCATCACCCCCAAGGCGGGCGTGGTTTCCATCGACACGGCGACCGATGAGCCCACCATCGCGACAGACGATCGATGTGGGTACACGCATGACGCCGCCGTTGGCCCCGACGGCAAGGTGTACGTCGCGACGGAGGCATATGGAGCGGCGGTGCGCCGCGTGGTGGGCGAGGAAGCGCCCGCGCCGTGCCTGCTCAGGTTCGATCCCGAGACCCGCACCTTCGACCCCGCCTTCTACCGGACGCTCGACGGGCTGGTGGGCGGTGGCACCGCGGGCACGCTCGTCCCAGGCCCGGAGGGGACGGCGTACGTGCGCGTGCTCGATGAGACCATTGCCCCGGTCGTGGAAGGCACCCATCCCCGCACCATTGCGAGCGGGACGGGCTGGCAGTGGTGGGAGCTCGAGTTCGACACGCTGACCGCGACGCACAAGGCCAGCTTCCCGGCGACCTCGGGCAGCGTCTTTCTCTTCGAGTCGCAGAACCAGACCCTCTACACCGAGTTTGGCGAGGGCGCCACGTCCACCACCCTGCGGGTGCTGGAGGACAATGGCAAGCCCACGGTGACCACGCAGGGACTCTCCTTCTCCTTCCTCCAGCTTCGCTAG
- a CDS encoding VOC family protein, with translation MVVDLSLLVIRTSDIDAAKRFYEALGLLWREERHEGGPRHDSCRVGATLLELYPAKEAPRGRMRLGFRVDDPARAAEAAIAAGGRWRRDAHPGAGIILQDPDGNDVELAVPSEHEALG, from the coding sequence ATGGTGGTCGACCTGTCCTTGCTCGTCATTCGCACCTCCGACATCGATGCGGCCAAACGCTTCTACGAAGCCCTTGGTCTCCTCTGGCGAGAGGAGCGGCATGAGGGCGGGCCAAGACATGACTCGTGTCGGGTCGGAGCGACGTTGCTCGAACTGTATCCGGCCAAGGAGGCGCCGCGTGGGCGTATGCGATTGGGCTTCCGCGTGGACGATCCAGCACGAGCTGCAGAGGCCGCCATCGCAGCGGGCGGCCGATGGCGTCGTGACGCGCATCCTGGGGCAGGAATCATCCTCCAAGACCCCGATGGGAACGATGTCGAGCTGGCTGTACCGAGCGAGCACGAGGCGCTCGGCTGA
- a CDS encoding threonine aldolase family protein has product MNPMELRQRCHTFFSGEKPTTAAEDFAAMARWCEANDIAHDAYGEGALVQGFERKMADLLGFEKAVFCITGTMVQSVALRLACEAAGSKLVALHPTAHVLLHERGNHQLLDHFKSLHVGDPFRTWTVDDLQVWPDRIGAALYELPMREIGGQLPSWAELEALKAYCRQRNIHLHMDGARLWEASAGYKRSLKEIAQGFDSVYVSFYKGIGAHGGAMLLGSADFVAKADTWMKRMGGNVYRRSPYVVSAAMRFDERLAKMPAYLERTQGLYDVLRDFPQLRVNPARPHVNMLHVYFPVGRERLTEIRNELASEHGIWLFGGARHAALPDQSSIEWYVGEALSTLSDARVREILALVNTRLSVPQPSQPSSAVSA; this is encoded by the coding sequence ATGAACCCCATGGAACTGCGACAGCGTTGCCACACGTTTTTCTCGGGAGAAAAGCCGACCACGGCCGCCGAGGACTTCGCCGCCATGGCGCGCTGGTGCGAAGCCAACGACATCGCCCATGACGCCTACGGCGAGGGCGCGTTGGTGCAGGGCTTCGAAAGGAAAATGGCCGATCTGCTCGGCTTCGAAAAGGCCGTCTTCTGCATCACTGGCACCATGGTGCAATCCGTTGCCTTACGGCTCGCCTGTGAAGCCGCCGGCAGCAAGCTGGTCGCGCTGCATCCGACCGCGCACGTGCTGCTGCACGAGCGCGGCAACCATCAATTGCTCGACCATTTCAAGTCGCTGCACGTCGGAGATCCTTTCCGCACCTGGACCGTCGACGACCTCCAGGTCTGGCCCGACCGGATCGGCGCGGCACTCTATGAATTGCCGATGCGCGAGATCGGCGGACAGTTGCCGAGCTGGGCGGAACTCGAAGCACTCAAGGCATATTGCCGGCAACGGAACATCCACCTCCACATGGACGGCGCGAGATTGTGGGAAGCCTCGGCCGGCTACAAGCGCTCGCTGAAGGAGATCGCACAAGGCTTCGATTCGGTCTACGTTTCGTTTTACAAGGGCATCGGCGCGCATGGGGGCGCGATGCTGCTCGGCAGCGCGGATTTCGTCGCGAAGGCCGATACGTGGATGAAACGCATGGGCGGAAACGTCTATCGCCGCTCACCCTATGTCGTGTCGGCGGCGATGCGCTTCGATGAGCGGCTGGCGAAGATGCCTGCTTACCTCGAACGCACCCAAGGGCTGTATGACGTCCTGCGCGATTTCCCGCAACTGCGCGTCAATCCGGCGCGGCCGCACGTCAACATGCTGCATGTGTATTTCCCGGTCGGCCGCGAGCGCCTGACCGAGATACGCAACGAGCTGGCATCGGAACACGGCATCTGGCTGTTCGGCGGCGCGAGACATGCCGCCTTGCCGGATCAGAGCTCGATCGAATGGTATGTCGGGGAAGCGTTGTCGACCCTGTCCGACGCGCGGGTCCGGGAAATTCTCGCGCTCGTGAACACGCGCCTGTCGGTGCCCCAACCCTCGCAACCGTCCTCCGCCGTCTCGGCCTGA